The Anaerobacillus alkaliphilus genome contains a region encoding:
- a CDS encoding DEAD/DEAH box helicase, whose translation MNITMNFDSSWQEGLLKKMDDDGPWSSWELYKLAIEAENNLSINKFSGLVAPTHLPNLTIFPHQLEVAKKVIEEMNGKAILADEVGLGKTIEAGLILKEYMIRGLVKKALILVPASLVSQWSIELNQKFYIPAVAQRKTYVWEQCDVVVASIDTAKRNPHRDIVLKQNYDLIIIDEAHKLKNKKTKNYEFIQSLKKKFCLLLTATPVQNRLEEIFNLVSLLKPGHLGDEASFDHDFRSNTRSPKNDEKLRELVNKVMVRNRREDTGIEWTKRVVNTITIPLSKEEQELYDAVTALKQVSNNEEALIKNHFSLLTLQREVCSSREAAFLTLKNMAEKMEQTPELVEKVQFLFKKIEQVKTNSKAEKALELIQNINDKVIIFTEYRATQLYLQWFLNQHGISSVPFRGGFKRGKKDWMKQLFKDRAQVLIATEAGGEGINLQFCHHIINYDLPWNPMRIEQRIGRIHRLGQEKDVHIYNFATENTVEQHILSLLYDKIRLFERVIGELDDILARLDLNNIEEHISDILVNSRSDGEIKVKMNHLSELIKLSEGATQEDAAAGHS comes from the coding sequence ATGAATATTACCATGAATTTCGATTCTTCATGGCAAGAGGGATTGTTAAAAAAAATGGATGATGACGGTCCTTGGTCAAGTTGGGAGTTGTATAAACTAGCCATTGAAGCCGAAAATAATTTATCTATTAATAAATTTTCTGGGCTCGTGGCACCTACACACCTTCCTAACCTAACCATTTTCCCGCATCAGCTAGAAGTAGCCAAAAAGGTGATTGAAGAAATGAACGGAAAAGCAATTTTAGCTGATGAGGTTGGCTTGGGAAAAACGATTGAGGCCGGGTTAATTTTAAAAGAGTATATGATTCGTGGTCTAGTAAAAAAAGCCTTAATTTTAGTACCTGCTTCACTCGTGTCTCAATGGTCAATCGAGCTAAACCAAAAATTTTATATTCCTGCCGTTGCTCAACGAAAAACATATGTATGGGAACAATGTGATGTTGTTGTTGCCTCTATTGATACAGCAAAGCGTAACCCACACAGAGATATTGTTTTAAAACAAAATTACGATTTAATTATTATCGATGAGGCTCATAAGCTTAAAAACAAAAAAACCAAAAACTACGAGTTTATTCAAAGCCTGAAGAAAAAGTTTTGCTTACTTTTAACGGCAACACCTGTTCAGAATAGACTAGAGGAAATCTTTAATCTTGTTTCATTATTGAAACCCGGACACTTAGGTGACGAAGCAAGCTTTGATCATGACTTTCGTTCAAATACCCGTTCCCCTAAAAATGATGAAAAACTTAGGGAGCTCGTTAATAAGGTCATGGTCCGAAACCGTCGCGAGGATACTGGAATTGAATGGACAAAACGTGTAGTAAATACCATTACAATTCCTCTATCGAAAGAAGAACAAGAATTATATGATGCTGTCACTGCCTTAAAACAAGTTTCAAATAATGAAGAGGCTTTAATAAAAAATCATTTTTCACTTTTAACCTTACAAAGGGAAGTCTGTAGTAGCAGAGAAGCCGCGTTTCTTACATTAAAGAATATGGCTGAAAAAATGGAGCAAACGCCAGAGTTAGTTGAGAAAGTGCAATTTCTCTTTAAAAAGATTGAACAAGTAAAAACCAATTCAAAGGCAGAAAAAGCACTTGAGTTAATTCAAAATATTAACGATAAAGTCATTATCTTTACAGAGTACCGTGCTACTCAACTATATCTACAGTGGTTTCTAAATCAACATGGGATTAGCTCTGTTCCCTTTCGAGGCGGCTTTAAACGTGGAAAAAAAGATTGGATGAAACAGCTCTTTAAAGATCGTGCTCAGGTGCTTATTGCGACTGAAGCAGGTGGCGAAGGGATAAATCTTCAATTTTGTCACCATATTATAAATTACGATCTTCCATGGAATCCGATGCGGATTGAACAAAGAATTGGCCGGATCCATCGTTTGGGTCAAGAAAAGGATGTCCATATCTATAATTTTGCGACTGAAAATACAGTCGAACAACATATTTTATCACTACTCTATGATAAAATACGTTTGTTTGAGCGAGTAATAGGAGAATTAGATGATATATTAGCTAGACTTGATTTAAATAATATTGAGGAACATATCTCTGATATCCTTGTAAATTCTAGGAGTGATGGTGAAATAAAAGTGAAAATGAACCATCTCAGTGAACTTATAAAACTAAGCGAAGGAGCGACTCAAGAAGATGCAGCAGCAGGACATTCATAA
- the gcvT gene encoding glycine cleavage system aminomethyltransferase GcvT, translated as MSALKRTPLFEVYGEYGGKTIDFGGWDLPVQFSSIKEEHEAVRERAGLFDVSHMGEFTVIGPSAEQYLQTLVTNDVSKLKVGGAQYAAMCYADGGTVDDLIIYRKQETDFLIVVNASNIEKDFDWMESHLIEGVELKNISNEVSQLAIQGPLAEQVLQKLTTTNLSEITFFKFQDEVDLQGAKALVSRTGYTGEDGFEIYCKPEDAVSLWRKILEVGNEEGTLPCGLGARDTLRFEARLPLYGQELTKDITPIEAGIGFAVKVDKESDFFGKETLKQQKEKGLERKIVGLEMIDKGIPRTGYEVFVGDTQVGFVTSGTQSPTLKKNVGLALVNIDFAPLNTIVEVQVRKKRLKAQVVKTPFYKRG; from the coding sequence ATGAGTGCTTTAAAACGAACGCCGCTCTTTGAAGTTTACGGGGAGTATGGAGGTAAAACAATCGACTTTGGTGGCTGGGATCTTCCTGTGCAATTTAGTAGTATAAAAGAAGAGCATGAGGCTGTAAGAGAAAGAGCTGGTCTTTTTGACGTATCACATATGGGTGAGTTTACTGTTATAGGTCCTTCTGCGGAACAGTATTTACAAACTTTAGTTACAAATGATGTTTCTAAACTGAAAGTTGGCGGTGCTCAATATGCTGCGATGTGTTATGCAGATGGTGGAACTGTTGATGATCTTATTATCTATAGAAAACAAGAAACTGACTTTCTAATCGTTGTGAATGCTTCAAATATTGAAAAGGATTTCGATTGGATGGAGTCTCACTTAATTGAAGGTGTTGAGCTGAAGAATATTTCAAACGAGGTTTCTCAGTTAGCCATTCAAGGTCCATTGGCTGAACAAGTACTGCAAAAATTGACAACAACTAACTTATCAGAAATTACATTTTTTAAATTTCAAGATGAGGTAGACCTTCAAGGAGCCAAAGCATTAGTTTCAAGAACTGGGTATACTGGTGAGGATGGATTTGAGATTTATTGTAAGCCGGAAGATGCCGTATCCCTATGGAGAAAGATCTTAGAAGTAGGGAATGAGGAAGGAACGCTTCCTTGTGGTTTAGGTGCTAGAGATACACTTCGCTTTGAAGCGCGCTTACCATTATATGGCCAAGAATTAACAAAAGATATTACCCCTATTGAGGCAGGTATCGGCTTTGCAGTAAAAGTTGATAAAGAAAGTGACTTTTTTGGAAAAGAAACATTAAAGCAACAAAAAGAAAAAGGGCTAGAAAGAAAGATTGTTGGTTTGGAAATGATTGATAAAGGGATTCCGAGAACCGGATACGAAGTTTTTGTTGGCGATACACAAGTAGGCTTCGTTACGAGCGGTACTCAGTCACCGACATTAAAGAAAAATGTAGGTTTAGCTCTTGTTAACATAGATTTTGCTCCACTAAATACAATTGTTGAAGTTCAAGTAAGAAAAAAACGTTTAAAAGCTCAAGTTGTTAAAACTCCATTTTATAAACGAGGATAA
- the gcvPA gene encoding aminomethyl-transferring glycine dehydrogenase subunit GcvPA — protein MKFRYLPVTEQDKKEMLETIGVQSVEELFADIPEKVRFKGEMNLKEALSEPDTVRELGRMANRNANTKQYTSFLGAGVYEHYIPSVVDHVISRSEFYTAYTPYQPEISQGELQAIFEFQTMISELTGMDLANSSMYDGHTSLAEAAMMSAGQTKNKTILVSKAVHPEARDVLKTNAKGQNLKVVEIEVENGVTSLLDLQEKYDADTACVVVQYPNFFGNIENLAEIEKIAHSQKGLLVVSSNPLALGALVPPGKFGADIVVGDAQPFGIPQQFGGPHCGYFATTTKLMRKVPGRLVGQTTDDKGQRGFVLTLQAREQHIRRDKATSNICSNQALNALAASVAMSALGKAGVKEIAIQNIQKANYAKKAFLEQGFTVLDANNATFNEFVVKFSKPVKEVNEILFNQGIIGGYDLGRDYADLGNHMLLTVTELRTKAEIDRLLEALEGVK, from the coding sequence TTGAAATTTCGTTATTTGCCAGTAACTGAGCAAGATAAAAAAGAAATGTTAGAAACAATTGGGGTCCAATCTGTAGAAGAGTTATTCGCAGATATTCCTGAAAAAGTTCGCTTTAAAGGTGAGATGAACTTAAAAGAAGCACTTTCTGAACCAGATACAGTAAGAGAGTTAGGTAGAATGGCTAACAGGAATGCAAATACAAAGCAATACACGTCATTTTTAGGGGCAGGGGTTTACGAACATTACATTCCTTCTGTAGTTGACCACGTGATTTCAAGGTCAGAATTTTATACAGCATACACTCCTTATCAACCTGAAATCTCTCAAGGTGAGCTTCAAGCAATCTTTGAATTCCAAACAATGATTAGCGAACTTACAGGAATGGATTTGGCAAACTCTTCAATGTATGACGGACATACGTCGCTTGCTGAAGCGGCGATGATGAGTGCTGGTCAAACTAAGAACAAAACGATCTTAGTTTCGAAGGCAGTTCATCCTGAAGCAAGAGATGTATTGAAAACGAACGCTAAAGGTCAAAACTTAAAGGTAGTTGAAATTGAAGTTGAAAATGGTGTAACAAGCCTACTAGACCTTCAAGAAAAATATGACGCAGATACAGCATGCGTTGTTGTTCAATATCCAAACTTCTTTGGTAATATTGAAAACTTAGCAGAAATTGAAAAAATAGCTCATTCCCAAAAAGGTCTTTTGGTTGTATCAAGTAATCCATTAGCATTAGGTGCTCTTGTTCCTCCAGGAAAATTCGGTGCTGATATTGTTGTAGGAGATGCACAACCATTTGGAATTCCTCAACAATTCGGTGGCCCCCACTGTGGTTATTTTGCTACTACGACAAAGCTAATGCGTAAAGTACCGGGAAGATTAGTAGGACAAACTACTGATGACAAAGGTCAGCGCGGATTCGTGTTAACATTACAAGCACGTGAACAACATATTCGTCGTGATAAAGCCACTTCAAATATTTGTTCGAACCAAGCTCTAAATGCACTAGCAGCCTCAGTTGCGATGAGTGCACTAGGAAAAGCTGGTGTGAAAGAAATAGCTATTCAAAACATTCAAAAAGCAAATTATGCAAAAAAAGCATTTTTAGAACAAGGATTTACAGTGTTAGATGCTAATAACGCTACTTTTAATGAGTTTGTTGTAAAATTCTCTAAACCTGTAAAAGAAGTAAATGAAATATTATTTAATCAAGGGATTATTGGTGGCTATGACTTAGGAAGAGACTATGCTGACCTTGGAAATCATATGCTACTTACAGTTACTGAACTTAGAACAAAGGCAGAAATTGATCGTCTTCTTGAGGCATTGGAGGGAGTAAAATAA
- the gcvPB gene encoding aminomethyl-transferring glycine dehydrogenase subunit GcvPB: MKNQPLIFEQSKHGRISYALPALDVPEMELSDVLPKEFIREEEAELPEVSELQLMRHYTALSKRNHGVDSGFYPLGSCTMKYNPKINEDVARFEGFAHIHPLQEESTVQGALELLYDLQVSLAEITGMDEVTLQPAAGAHGEWTGLMLIRAFHEKNGDFHRTKVIVPDSAHGTNPASATVAGFETITVRSNEKGLVDLEHLREVVGEDTAALMLTNPNTLGLFEENIVEMAEIIHNAGGKLYYDGANSNAILGIARPGDMGFDVVHLNLHKTFTGPHGGGGPGSGPVGVKKDLIPFLPKPVIAKDGDRYFLDYNRPETIGRVKPYYGNFGINVRAYTYIRTMGPDGLRKVSEDAVLNANYMFRRLEPFFDAPYTQHCKHEFVLSGRRQKKLGVRTLDMAKRLLDFGYHPPTIYFPLNVEECIMIEPTETETKETLDEFIEVMIQIAKEAEENPEIVQEAPHHTVIGRLDETTAARKPILRYQKQ; the protein is encoded by the coding sequence ATGAAAAATCAACCTTTAATTTTTGAACAAAGTAAACATGGAAGAATTAGCTATGCCCTGCCTGCATTAGATGTACCTGAAATGGAATTATCTGATGTACTACCTAAAGAATTTATTCGTGAAGAAGAAGCAGAACTGCCTGAGGTATCAGAACTTCAGTTAATGCGTCACTATACGGCTCTATCAAAACGTAACCACGGGGTAGATTCTGGATTTTATCCACTAGGTTCTTGTACGATGAAATATAACCCGAAAATAAATGAGGATGTAGCAAGATTTGAAGGTTTTGCTCATATCCATCCATTACAAGAAGAAAGCACAGTCCAGGGTGCTCTAGAGTTACTGTATGATCTACAAGTGTCTTTAGCTGAGATTACAGGTATGGATGAAGTAACGTTACAGCCAGCAGCAGGTGCTCATGGTGAGTGGACGGGATTAATGTTAATTCGTGCGTTCCATGAGAAAAATGGTGATTTCCACCGTACAAAAGTAATCGTACCAGACTCAGCTCACGGTACAAATCCGGCTTCAGCAACTGTTGCAGGTTTCGAAACCATTACAGTACGTTCAAATGAAAAAGGTCTTGTTGACTTAGAACATTTACGTGAAGTAGTCGGTGAGGATACAGCGGCATTGATGTTAACAAATCCAAATACACTTGGATTATTTGAAGAAAACATTGTAGAGATGGCTGAAATTATTCATAACGCTGGCGGAAAGCTTTATTATGATGGTGCTAATTCAAATGCGATCTTGGGAATTGCTCGTCCAGGAGATATGGGCTTTGACGTAGTTCATTTAAACCTTCACAAAACGTTTACTGGCCCACATGGTGGTGGTGGTCCTGGTTCAGGTCCAGTTGGGGTTAAGAAAGACTTAATCCCATTCTTACCGAAGCCAGTAATTGCCAAAGATGGCGATCGCTATTTCTTAGATTATAACCGTCCAGAAACGATTGGCCGTGTGAAGCCTTATTACGGTAACTTCGGAATTAATGTTCGTGCGTACACTTACATTCGTACAATGGGACCTGATGGATTACGTAAGGTTTCAGAGGACGCAGTATTAAACGCTAACTATATGTTCAGACGACTAGAGCCTTTCTTTGATGCTCCATATACACAGCATTGTAAGCACGAATTTGTTCTTTCGGGAAGACGTCAAAAGAAACTAGGGGTAAGAACATTAGACATGGCTAAACGTCTCTTAGACTTTGGATACCATCCGCCAACGATTTACTTCCCATTAAACGTTGAGGAATGTATTATGATTGAACCAACAGAAACTGAAACAAAAGAAACTCTTGATGAGTTCATTGAAGTGATGATCCAAATTGCAAAAGAAGCAGAAGAAAATCCTGAGATTGTTCAAGAAGCGCCTCACCATACAGTAATCGGCCGTCTTGATGAGACAACTGCTGCAAGAAAGCCTATCTTAAGGTATCAAAAGCAGTAA
- a CDS encoding rhodanese-like domain-containing protein, with translation MNWVLGIMTAVLVFLIVKRFIKPKYLKDLNQDEFIQGYRKAQLIDVREQREYETGHILGSRNIPMSQLRQRAGEIRPDKPVYLYCQSGARSIRAAEFLKKKHKCEDLSHLKGGFRKWTGKIKK, from the coding sequence ATGAATTGGGTTTTAGGTATTATGACAGCTGTACTAGTTTTTTTAATTGTCAAAAGGTTTATTAAACCAAAGTACCTGAAAGATCTTAATCAAGATGAGTTCATTCAGGGTTATCGAAAAGCACAACTTATTGACGTAAGGGAGCAAAGAGAATATGAAACAGGTCATATTCTGGGATCAAGAAACATTCCGATGTCCCAATTACGTCAACGAGCGGGAGAAATCCGACCGGACAAGCCAGTATACCTATACTGTCAGTCAGGTGCAAGAAGCATCCGTGCTGCTGAATTTCTAAAAAAGAAACACAAATGTGAAGACTTAAGTCACTTAAAAGGCGGCTTTCGAAAATGGACAGGCAAGATTAAGAAATAG
- a CDS encoding lipoate--protein ligase family protein, giving the protein MKEIWHFINSGKCSPAFNMALDEALLEWHSEGKINPTIRFYGWNPATLSIGYFQKVEKEINLEAVEKYDLGFVRRPTGGRGVLHEHELTYSVIVSEDHPQMPKGVTESYRVISQGVLEGFKNLGLDAYFAVPKTKEEQDLLKSPRSAVCFDAPSWYELVVEGRKVAGSAQTRQKNVILQHGSIILDLDEVKLFDLFKFSNDRVRERMQKGFSQKAVAINQLREHPVSIEEAEVAFKSGFEKGLEIELQSYTLSEEQINHVNEIVQKRYGNDEWNFRK; this is encoded by the coding sequence ATGAAAGAAATTTGGCATTTTATTAATTCAGGTAAATGTTCCCCAGCCTTTAATATGGCATTGGATGAAGCTCTATTAGAATGGCATAGTGAAGGTAAGATAAATCCAACGATCCGTTTTTACGGCTGGAACCCTGCAACATTATCAATTGGCTATTTTCAAAAAGTAGAAAAAGAAATCAATTTAGAAGCTGTTGAAAAATATGACTTAGGATTTGTGCGTAGGCCAACTGGTGGCCGTGGCGTCTTACATGAGCATGAACTTACTTATAGTGTAATTGTCTCTGAAGACCATCCACAAATGCCTAAGGGAGTGACAGAGTCTTATCGAGTCATTTCACAAGGTGTCCTTGAAGGATTTAAAAACCTTGGACTTGATGCCTATTTTGCCGTACCAAAGACGAAAGAAGAGCAAGACCTACTAAAAAGCCCTCGTTCAGCCGTTTGTTTTGATGCACCTTCTTGGTATGAACTTGTTGTCGAAGGAAGAAAAGTTGCTGGAAGTGCGCAGACGAGACAAAAAAACGTCATTCTTCAACACGGCTCGATTATACTTGATCTAGATGAAGTAAAGTTATTTGATCTATTCAAGTTCTCTAACGACCGCGTTCGCGAACGGATGCAAAAAGGTTTTAGTCAAAAAGCAGTCGCTATTAATCAATTACGTGAACACCCAGTAAGTATTGAGGAAGCTGAGGTAGCGTTTAAGAGTGGTTTTGAAAAAGGGTTAGAAATTGAGCTACAATCATATACGTTATCTGAAGAACAAATCAATCATGTGAACGAAATCGTTCAAAAACGATATGGTAATGATGAATGGAATTTCCGTAAATAA
- the dat gene encoding D-amino-acid transaminase, giving the protein MTYVLLNHDITTRENVKIDMEDRGYNFGDGIYEVIPVYNTKTMAMEEHLNRFEESALKLEIQLPYDKETLKQLLEELKTKNNITNGIIYVQMTRGVSPRAHLYERNAVGLITGFSREMPFPVEQKQTGIRAYVTEDIRWLRCDIKTINLLGNTMVKRKATDHTCQEGIMHRNGTMTEGSSSNLFIVKDKLIYTHPVTNLILNGITRQIVLKLAKENGYKVVEEAFTLQQLSNADEAFITSTTQEVTPVTKVVGDIETDIPVGSITKALQQLFAEHVKNKTK; this is encoded by the coding sequence ATGACATATGTACTACTAAACCATGATATTACGACCCGTGAAAATGTAAAAATTGATATGGAAGATAGGGGCTACAATTTTGGAGATGGTATATACGAGGTAATACCTGTCTACAACACGAAAACAATGGCTATGGAAGAACACCTAAATCGTTTTGAAGAAAGTGCTTTGAAACTAGAAATTCAGCTTCCCTATGACAAAGAAACCTTAAAACAACTTCTAGAAGAGTTAAAAACAAAAAATAATATAACCAACGGGATCATTTATGTCCAAATGACACGAGGTGTTTCACCACGTGCTCATCTCTACGAGCGAAATGCAGTTGGGTTAATTACCGGCTTTTCGAGAGAGATGCCGTTTCCAGTTGAGCAAAAACAAACGGGAATACGTGCCTATGTAACCGAAGATATTCGTTGGCTTCGTTGCGATATTAAAACGATTAACCTATTAGGCAATACGATGGTAAAACGAAAAGCTACTGATCACACCTGTCAAGAAGGTATTATGCACCGAAATGGTACTATGACAGAAGGTTCTTCCTCTAATTTATTTATTGTTAAGGATAAGTTAATCTATACTCACCCTGTAACGAACTTAATCCTAAACGGAATTACCCGACAAATTGTATTAAAGCTAGCAAAAGAAAACGGATATAAAGTAGTAGAAGAAGCATTTACTTTACAACAATTGAGCAATGCCGATGAAGCTTTTATTACTAGCACCACCCAAGAGGTAACCCCGGTTACGAAGGTTGTGGGTGATATTGAAACTGATATACCTGTCGGGTCAATTACAAAAGCATTACAACAACTATTTGCAGAACATGTAAAGAACAAAACAAAATAA
- a CDS encoding helix-turn-helix domain-containing protein: MLGSKERVNHSKQKRGYEARDKDEIINLIIKFHEEGYSQVDISKMLNINRGTIKRWNDELHFIQTRSPGEAGKMKSKIYDYDENYFEKILTPNQAYIMGYITGDGTISDRKKSKRLIMTLAEKDKALLFDIGKEMNISSAIKFRKKSAENEQNKYSLVINSTKMCNDLISLGIVPNKTGHERWINLGEESLQWSYLRGFFDADGHIRVYKRNGYQKARMGFTGNPEMLWSILSFFNSYGLGVKVNTLTPKQGCSDLYLSSLHDLRIIFQQLYKHGTIKLDRKYKIFSSLMI, from the coding sequence ATGTTGGGATCCAAGGAGAGAGTAAATCATAGCAAACAGAAACGTGGCTATGAGGCACGAGACAAAGATGAAATTATCAATTTGATCATTAAATTCCATGAAGAAGGCTATAGCCAAGTAGATATATCTAAGATGCTAAATATAAACAGAGGAACTATTAAAAGATGGAACGATGAACTTCATTTTATCCAAACCCGATCACCAGGAGAGGCTGGAAAAATGAAAAGTAAAATCTATGACTATGATGAAAACTACTTTGAAAAAATCCTGACACCAAACCAAGCATATATAATGGGATATATAACTGGTGATGGAACTATCTCTGATCGTAAAAAGTCGAAGAGATTAATAATGACATTAGCCGAGAAGGATAAAGCTCTTTTATTTGATATTGGTAAAGAAATGAATATTAGTTCTGCTATTAAGTTCAGAAAAAAAAGTGCAGAAAATGAGCAAAACAAATATTCGTTAGTCATTAATTCTACGAAAATGTGTAATGATTTAATTTCGTTAGGAATAGTTCCAAATAAGACTGGGCATGAAAGGTGGATTAATCTGGGTGAGGAATCTCTCCAGTGGTCCTATCTAAGAGGATTTTTCGATGCAGATGGTCATATAAGAGTTTACAAAAGAAACGGCTACCAAAAAGCAAGAATGGGTTTTACAGGAAATCCTGAAATGCTATGGTCTATTCTATCTTTTTTTAACTCATACGGCTTAGGAGTGAAGGTAAATACTCTTACACCCAAGCAGGGTTGTTCCGATTTATATCTTAGCAGTTTACATGATCTTAGAATTATCTTTCAACAATTGTATAAGCATGGAACAATAAAACTTGATCGAAAGTATAAAATATTTTCTTCTTTGATGATATAG
- the splB gene encoding spore photoproduct lyase: MKPFVPQLVYIEPKALDYPLGRELKEKFEGMGIEIRETTSHNQVRGIPGENENQVYRNAKSTLVVGIRKTLKFETSKPSAEYAIPLATGCMGHCHYCYLQTTMGDKPYIRTYVNLEDIFDAASKYIKEREGEITRFEAACTSDIVGLDHLTHSLKKTIEFIGQTDLGRLRFVTKYHHVDHLLDAKHNGNSRFRFSLNSNYVIKNFEPGTSSFDKRIEAAGKVAKANYPLGFILAPLYRHENWEEGYLELFEKLEATLPNYATKDLTFELIQHRFTKTAKNTIIKRYPKSKLEMNEEERKYKWGKYGRGKYVYKNEESDELRNTIEGYIEKFFPSAKIEYYT; encoded by the coding sequence ATGAAACCATTTGTACCGCAGTTAGTATATATTGAACCAAAGGCCCTTGATTATCCACTAGGCCGAGAGCTTAAAGAAAAATTTGAGGGCATGGGTATTGAAATTCGAGAAACTACGTCTCATAATCAAGTTCGAGGTATTCCGGGAGAAAATGAAAATCAAGTGTATCGAAATGCAAAGTCAACATTAGTTGTCGGCATCAGGAAGACACTGAAATTTGAAACATCAAAGCCTTCAGCTGAATACGCAATCCCATTAGCCACTGGATGTATGGGGCATTGCCACTATTGCTATTTACAAACAACAATGGGCGATAAACCATATATTAGAACATATGTTAATTTGGAAGATATCTTTGATGCTGCTTCAAAATATATAAAAGAGCGTGAGGGAGAAATAACAAGGTTTGAGGCAGCATGTACCTCAGACATAGTTGGGTTAGATCATTTAACACATTCCCTAAAGAAAACGATTGAGTTTATTGGTCAAACTGATTTAGGTAGGCTTAGATTTGTGACAAAGTATCATCATGTTGATCATTTACTTGATGCTAAACATAATGGCAATTCACGTTTTCGTTTTAGTTTAAATTCAAATTATGTTATTAAAAATTTTGAACCGGGTACATCATCTTTTGACAAAAGGATAGAAGCAGCAGGTAAAGTTGCAAAGGCCAATTATCCGCTTGGATTTATTTTAGCCCCTCTCTATCGGCACGAGAACTGGGAAGAAGGTTATTTAGAGCTTTTTGAAAAATTGGAAGCCACATTACCTAATTACGCTACGAAAGATTTAACATTTGAGCTAATTCAACACCGTTTTACTAAGACAGCAAAAAATACGATCATTAAAAGATATCCTAAGTCAAAATTAGAAATGAACGAAGAAGAGAGAAAGTATAAATGGGGCAAATATGGTAGAGGAAAATATGTTTATAAAAATGAAGAATCTGATGAGCTAAGAAATACAATTGAAGGTTATATTGAAAAATTCTTTCCATCAGCTAAAATTGAGTATTATACGTAA
- the mntR gene encoding transcriptional regulator MntR — protein MPTPSMEDYLERIYLLIEDKGYARVSDIAEALEVHPSSVTKMVQKLDQTEYVIYEKYRGFVLTPKGKKVGKRLVLRHELLEEFLRIIGVSNDKIYQDVEGIEHHLSWDAIDRIGDLVQFFSEDKSRVDLLRKVQKKNETEQGK, from the coding sequence ATGCCAACACCAAGTATGGAAGATTATTTAGAGCGAATTTATTTACTAATAGAAGATAAGGGATATGCCAGAGTTTCTGATATAGCAGAAGCACTAGAAGTCCATCCTTCCTCTGTTACAAAAATGGTTCAAAAATTAGACCAAACGGAATATGTAATCTATGAAAAATACCGTGGCTTTGTACTGACACCCAAAGGGAAAAAGGTTGGAAAACGGTTAGTATTACGGCATGAACTTCTTGAAGAGTTTCTTCGTATTATTGGAGTCAGTAATGATAAGATTTATCAAGATGTAGAAGGAATTGAACATCATTTAAGTTGGGATGCTATTGATCGTATTGGCGACCTCGTTCAATTCTTCTCAGAAGACAAGTCTAGAGTCGATTTACTTAGAAAAGTCCAAAAGAAGAATGAAACAGAACAAGGAAAATAA